One stretch of Gemmatimonadota bacterium DNA includes these proteins:
- a CDS encoding PBP1A family penicillin-binding protein, producing the protein MAIYCGICAVGYLSIAVAVIYAYKDGLPSFDKLEDVDPAQTTNIFSRDGVELKKFWVQRRDPIAYEQLPSAVIDALIVTEDQRFWGHWGVSVPDIVRVVFRNVYTSGTLKGHGASTLTQQLARNIFLTLDPTWTRKIQEQLTAVLLERTYTKREIITMYFNQMYFGNSAYGIQTAARRFFGKDVERLRVEEGALLVGLLKGPTPYSPIYHPERSLDRRNNVVLYNMRGLGKITAAEYDSIAQRPVVLKENREEVGEAPYFTEDIRKYLEYTYGLSVLYDGATVTTTLDSRLQEIAEDVVSQNLMERIKDRVAANWKRDPPDAAFFAKIKTHQDTLANLVLQGALVALDPHTGHVLAMVGGRNFEESKFNRATQALRQPGSAFKPFIYTAAVDKGHTPTWRLPDTAVSIKMFDGTYWQPENYDRKFLGWMTMREGLAGSRNVVTTQVLEKVGPKTVVDYAMKMGIDSQVQPVLSLGMGTSEVKLLELVSAYGTLANKGIRVAPMSILKIEDKNGNVLEENVQGREQVVLSEASAAVTVDLMRSVLDMRAGENYAVLTGTGRIARTAFGFRRPAGGKTGTTQEYADAWFIGFTPQIVCGVWVGFDSKVSMGSRMSGAAVALPIWAEFMRRAHTMLQLPVEDFVLPEDIPEVEVCGETYQVASIYCSKRYTEVFKPGTEPKRPCPVHTSNPQSLPTPSQPKKPRTKREYQF; encoded by the coding sequence ATGGCGATCTATTGTGGGATTTGCGCGGTGGGGTATTTGAGCATTGCGGTTGCGGTGATTTACGCGTATAAAGATGGTTTGCCGTCTTTTGATAAGTTAGAGGATGTGGATCCCGCACAGACGACTAATATTTTTTCCCGAGATGGGGTCGAGTTGAAGAAGTTCTGGGTGCAGAGGCGCGATCCGATTGCGTATGAGCAGTTGCCGAGTGCTGTGATAGATGCTCTGATTGTTACGGAAGATCAGCGTTTTTGGGGGCACTGGGGGGTGAGTGTTCCCGATATTGTCCGCGTGGTGTTCCGCAATGTTTATACGTCGGGTACTTTGAAAGGGCATGGTGCGAGTACGCTGACGCAACAATTGGCGCGCAATATTTTTTTGACGCTGGATCCAACGTGGACGCGCAAAATTCAGGAGCAGTTGACTGCCGTGCTTTTGGAGCGCACCTATACCAAGCGCGAAATTATTACGATGTATTTTAATCAGATGTATTTTGGCAATAGTGCGTACGGTATTCAGACTGCTGCGCGTCGCTTTTTTGGGAAGGATGTCGAGCGTTTGAGGGTGGAGGAGGGGGCGTTGTTGGTCGGACTTTTGAAGGGTCCGACGCCCTATTCGCCGATTTACCATCCCGAGCGCTCGCTGGATAGGCGCAATAATGTGGTGTTGTACAATATGCGGGGGTTGGGCAAGATTACGGCGGCAGAATACGATTCGATTGCTCAGCGTCCAGTTGTTTTGAAGGAGAATCGCGAGGAGGTGGGGGAGGCGCCCTATTTTACAGAGGATATCCGCAAGTATTTGGAATATACCTATGGACTGAGTGTGCTTTACGATGGCGCGACTGTTACGACGACGCTGGATAGTCGGTTACAGGAGATTGCAGAGGATGTGGTGTCGCAAAATTTGATGGAGCGAATAAAAGATCGCGTGGCTGCCAATTGGAAGCGCGATCCCCCAGATGCGGCGTTTTTTGCGAAGATTAAGACGCATCAGGATACGCTGGCGAATCTGGTGTTGCAGGGGGCGCTGGTGGCGCTGGATCCGCATACGGGACATGTTCTGGCGATGGTGGGCGGGCGCAATTTTGAAGAGAGTAAGTTTAACCGCGCTACGCAGGCTCTGCGACAGCCAGGGTCTGCTTTTAAGCCTTTTATTTATACGGCTGCGGTTGATAAGGGTCATACGCCTACGTGGCGTTTGCCCGATACGGCTGTGTCGATTAAGATGTTCGACGGGACGTATTGGCAGCCGGAGAATTACGACCGAAAATTTTTGGGGTGGATGACGATGCGCGAGGGGCTTGCGGGTTCTCGCAATGTGGTGACGACCCAGGTGTTGGAAAAGGTGGGGCCGAAGACGGTGGTGGATTACGCGATGAAGATGGGTATTGATTCGCAGGTTCAACCGGTTTTGTCTTTGGGGATGGGTACGAGTGAGGTCAAGTTGCTGGAATTGGTGTCGGCTTATGGTACGCTGGCGAATAAGGGTATTCGGGTGGCACCGATGTCGATTTTGAAGATTGAAGACAAGAATGGGAATGTGCTCGAGGAGAATGTGCAGGGGCGCGAACAGGTTGTGCTGAGCGAAGCGTCTGCGGCTGTGACTGTGGATCTGATGCGGTCGGTTCTGGATATGCGGGCGGGTGAAAATTACGCGGTTTTGACCGGGACGGGGCGGATTGCGCGTACGGCTTTTGGTTTTCGTCGTCCAGCAGGGGGGAAGACGGGTACGACGCAGGAGTATGCCGATGCGTGGTTTATCGGGTTTACGCCGCAGATTGTGTGTGGGGTTTGGGTGGGGTTTGATTCCAAGGTGTCGATGGGTAGCCGAATGTCGGGTGCGGCTGTGGCTTTGCCGATTTGGGCGGAGTTTATGCGGCGGGCGCATACGATGCTCCAGTTGCCGGTTGAAGATTTTGTGTTGCCGGAGGATATTCCAGAGGTGGAGGTTTGTGGGGAGACATACCAGGTGGCGTCTATTTATTGTTCTAAGCGCTATACGGAGGTGTTTAAGCCGGGGACGGAACCCAAGCGCCCATGTCCTGTACATACTTCGAATCCGCAGTCTTTGCCGACTCCCAGTCAACCGAAAAAGCCGAGGACTAAGCGGGAATATCAGTTTTGA